The sequence ACGGAAGTTCGACGACTTCCTCGCGGCGATGTTGGATGTCGCGAAGGAGACCTACCGGGTACTCAAGCCCGAAAAACACGCGGGGATCCTCATGGGTGACACGCGAAAGGGCCGCCACTACGTCCCCATGGCGATGCGGGTGACCGCAGACCGCGAAGCGAGTGCGCGCGATGCAGGCCTTCCTCGAAGCCGGTTTTCTCCTCAAGGAGGACATCATCAAGGCCGGAGGCGACGACAGTCGCCGAGGACCAAGCGCACCGCAGGTGCGCGAAGGTCCAGCACAACACGAAGGGCACGCGGGAGAATTGGAAGGCGGAGAGGTACGACTTCTACAAGACCACAGCCGACCGCGGTCGGCGAGGACCAAGCGGACGAGCCGCAGGCGAGTCCGCGAGATAGCGCACGAGCACCTGTTCATTTTCCGCAAGCCGGAGGATGAGGAGGACGCGAAGGAGCACCGGTTGAGCAGGAAATGGTGGCGTGTTTCCCTCCAAAGCAAAGGCTTATTAAGTTATTTAGCTAACTAGCTTATTGCCTAACTATGTCTGAGATTCAGGGAACAAAGCGCCAAATCGTTGGTTTTTTCCTAGGCCGCCAGACGAGCGAGCCAGCAACGCTCAAGGAAATCGCTCGCCACATGCGGCTCGCTCCTCCAAGCGCTCTCGCCCAGCTTCGCGCGATGGTGAAGCTGGGAATCGTCGCAGAAGACCCGGCCCCAAAGGGACGTGGGCGCACCTACCGGCTCGCCCGTTACATGAGCGCAACATGGGTCGACCCGGAAAGGAACGTCATGATTTCGTGGACTTCAGGCGCTCCCGTTTCATGGAAATACCCGCTCGTTTCACGCGTTCCCGATTACGATGCCCAAGAAACCTTGCTTCGATTCTTGGAATCCGCCGAGATGCACGGTCATTTTCACGCTTCATCGGTGCGAGCACCATCAGTTCGAAACGTCGGCGAGGACCTTGGCGTCACCATGATCGCCTACGGGAGCTGCGCCCGCGGAGATGCCAGGCCAGGATCCGACTTGGACCTACTCATCCTGGCGCCTAGTTTGGGCGACCCCAAGGAAAAGTTCAAGGACCTAGCCGCCGACGTGAATCTCTCGGCCGCGCGGAAACTGGACCTGAAGGTGATCGCTGCCGACGAATTCCGCGAATTGCCGGTAGAACTCCAAAAAGCGGTTCGGCGAGAGGGCTTGATTGTGTATTCTTCTCGGGAGGACGCGTGGTTCGTCGAGGCGCGGCGAGGTGAAGAGTGATCGAAGAGGAGCGAATGGGAGATCGGGCAAGAGAGTACCTGGAGGCCGCCGAGCTTGCCTTCAAGAACAAGCTCTTCAACGTCGCATACGAGGAGGCGAGGACCGCCGCCGAGCTCGCGGCAAAGGTGCTCCTGATTCGGGCCGGCCATTCCCCGGGCCGCGACCACAATCCGGCTGGACAGCTGGCCTTCCGACGACTCGTTCCCGATGGGATGAGCGAGCGAGCACTGTCAAGATTTCTTGGCGACTCCTCGCGTGGTGGTTACGGTTTTGATGAACCTGTGCCTTCGAACGAGGCAAGAGACGGACTTGCCATGGCGCGAGCACTCGTGGCTTTGATCGCGAATCCGTGACCAAGGTGCGCGACACAGCCCACGAACACTTGTTCGTCTTCAGAAAGCCCGAGGATGAGGAAGACGCCAAGGATCCCAGGTTGAGCGGGAAGTGGTGGTAGACGCGGGATCCATCGTTGGGCGCCCAGTGCGACGTTGCCGCTCGCCCCGCTCGTGCGGGGCCCTATGCGTTTCTCAGGCATCCGGTCCGATTACCAGAACTTTAACCAGTAATGTCAGAAGGCCTTATATATAATAACTAATTAACCAATGCTATTGTGGTAATTAACCAATCAAAATACGCTCACTGCGTGCCATCGGCCGGGCTCAAACATCGTCGCAAAGTTCCGTTCCAGCCCGTCATCCGGGTTCCCGCGAGCTCCTCCGCCAAGTTCACCTCCATTCATCGCCTCGACGAGGAGCTCCACCGCTTCGTCCTACGCCAAGACGACTACGTGGATCTCATCGTCGAAGCCTGGGCGATGAACTTCCACAGTTCGACGAAACTTGAGGGCAATCCCCTGTCCCTTGACGACGCTCAACGGATCACTCGCGACTCCTGGCGGGGCCGCATCAATTCGAACGCCGCCTTTCCCATCCAGGAGTTTTACAATCACTGGGCGATCTGGCTGGTCCCGGAGATCTTCAAGCACCCTTGGAATATCGACATGGTCCGAACGATCCATGCACTCGTGATGCTCGGCGCCGGCCCCGAGGTCTTGCCCGGACAATTCAGGCAGGCCGAAGGAGTCGTCACCGGCCCCGACGGCCAAGAATGGTTCATCGGCGCACCCCCGAAATACATTGAAGAGGAACTATCCGGCCTCCTCGATTGGCTGAACACGCAAGCCCCGGCCGTTTCGCCCGTCGCCGCAGCCGCCGTGTTTTTCCACGAATTCGAGAGCATTCACCCATTCCTCGACGGGAACGGCCGGGTAGGTCGCGTTCTATTCCACCTTTATCTTCAAACCCACGGGCTTCCGAACTCGCACCTGTGCATGATCGAGAAGGAGTTGTCGGGAAATCCGGAACCCTACTACCGCGTGCTCGGTTGGACGGATCAAACGGGCCAGTACACCGACCTCGTCGAATACGCAACGGATGCCGTCATCCTTTCTTACGAGAACGCTCGCGACCGGTTGCGGACAAAGGACCTGATGTCCTCGAACTTGGCCGAGACGCCCCAAAAACTAGTCAAGGCCGCAAAGCTCCACGGCGATTGGTTCAAAGCGAATGACGCGTCCCGGTGGATAGAGAGGCTCTCCGCCGAAAGCATACGGAATCATCTCAACGATCTCACCCAAAAAGGGGTCCTCGAAGCAGTCGGGGAGACGCGGGCGCGAATGTACCGATTCCGTCATCCTCTTCATCGAGTCGAGCGTTACGCCGTCGCGATCACCCTGGAACTCGAAGAATTACTTCGCGAGATTGGGCCGCGTCTTGCGACGATGAAACCAAAAGATATCGCCCTCGTGGTCCGCGAGAGATTCGAGAGGGCGCTCAAAGAGGCGGAGGACGACACGAAGAAATGAACACTACCATGGCGGGTCGGTGCCCGCCTCGTCGCGATGGGCGTGACCGCAGACCGGGAACCGGTCGTGGACGAAGCGCGCCTACGAAGTGCGCGTGATGCGGGCCTTCCTCGACGCCGGTTTCCTCCTCAAAGGCCGAGGGTTGGCGCAGCCAAGCCGAGGATGAGCGAAGCGAAATCCACGACAAGGACATCAACAAGCCCGTCAGCGGCGTAAGCCGCCGAGGAGCGAGCCCACCGCCGGTGGGCGACCCTCCAGCACAACCCGAAGGGCACGCGGGAGAATTGGAAGGCTGCGAGCTCGTCCGTGCGTGTCCAGTAATCGGGCGCACCCGTCTTCCAGATCCAACTACGCTCTCCAGACAATCGATATGCTGGGCCCGGCCCCCTGACGACCGAGGCCTTCGGATGAATCTGGTTTCGACATGGATAATAGTGCTGCTTATCACGAATTCAGGTTTCACGATAATGGCAGCCGCCGACGCCCCGCCCGCGCGAAAACACGCAGTGGTCGCCATCCTCGACACAGGAATCAACAACCGGGAAGCATGGCTACGCTCCCCCGCGCTCACCGAACACCCATCGACCTATGTCGACGGCTATCCTGCGGTCACCTCCTCTATCGACCTGGAGACGCAAACTGCCGCATGGGGTAGACTCTATTGGATGCCTGGAACGAGGATAATCGGAGCCATATCCTTCGGCGAATTCAACAGCGCGATCCAATGTCAGGAGTCCCCGGACAAGCGCAGGATCTACGACGATTGCGGCCACGGAAGCAACGTCTCCCGCATCGCCGCAGCGCAATCACCGGACGTCTTGATCGTGATGGTCGAAGTCGGCGACCGACGCCAAGGCCTAAACTGGGCGATCAACCAACCCTGGATCGACGTGATCACGATGTCCCTCGGCACGGTCGCGAACGTCCCGACAGCCGAAGTGAACGATCTCACCAAGAGAGCCACGGAACAGGGGAAAATAGTAACGAACGCAGCCGGCAACGGCGCCACCAACACGGGCGTCGCCCCCGACCGCAACCCGACCTACACGAGCGAATACTCGGGCCCATCATGGGTGGTGACCGTCGGCGCAGTCCATCCCCAAAGCCGAAGAGACCACTACTGGCACAGTATCCCGGTCGACGTCGTCTCGCCCGGAGGCTCAACAAGTTACGCGACACCCGTGACCGCCGGCCAATTCGCGCGCGTCATCGCCGAAGCCCGGAATACCGTAGGCGATGAGGGTGCCGGAGCGAGACAGGGCAATCTCGTGGTCGCCCCACCCGGCGCGCCGCTGCCAAACGCCGGGCCAATGGCAGATGGAAAACTCAACAGGACAGAACTTGAGGAAGTTGTCCTAAAGACGGCGCAGCCGACTCCGCAGCAGAGCGAGGACGAGCCCTTCCCCGATCCCGAAGTGAAGGGGGAACAAGTAAGCCAGATCTACGACGCATACAGGGACTGCATCGAAACCGGACGTGGAGGCACGGACATGACGACATGCAACATGCAAACGCCACCCGGAATCGACCTCCCCACGTGGAGAGAACTCACCGGCCCGCTACCAGGCGCCTCGACCGACACGACGCAACCACCGACACCCGTCGATTACGTCTTCGAAGGATACGGAATCGTCGACGGGCAAAGTGGATCGCGCGCGATAGAAGTCGTCCTCGGAACCACGCCGCTCCCAGAAAGGCCGACCGAAGACCAATGGAACGAAGAGAACGACAAGATACGCGACGCGTTCTGGAACAGAGGCGAAATCGACAACCCGCTTCCATCCACCTTCGACGGATTCTGCGACATACAAAACCCGCTAGTCGAATGCTGTGGAGACCCGGACACGCCAAAACTCTGCGGACGACCCTAACCCGCGCGTTGAGACCAATACGCCTCACGAAGCGCGTACGTGGTCTCCATGTACTGGACCGCCTCGGCGGGCTTCGGGGGAGGAGTGGATTCGCCCTTCAAGTAGGCGACGGCGGCCGGGACGATTTCGGGACCGACGTAACCCCAGCCCATCTGGACCCAGGGCGTGGGGAGGATGGGGGCGATCGGGGTGTACTCCAAGCTCGTAATACCACCCGCATCTGGCGTGCGAGGCGCATAATCCGAGTTCGTCCAATAACGGGCGGTTCGGTTCAACACGTCTCGCAGCAGCAGGGGCGCCTTCTTTTCGGCAAGCGCTTCGCATCTCGAAGAAGCATTGTCTTTCCGGCAATCTTCGCGCAGTTTGAAAAGAATTTCACCGGCGATTGCGGCGAAAAAAGGTGTCGCGTAACTGGTTGCAGATTGATTCTTGACGACGTCGAGGGTAGTATCATCTGCAGTGCTTGGAGAGTAATTCGTGACGAAGTCGGGGGTGGAGCCGGTCCCGGCCGAGGGTGACCCGCCTTCAGATGGTTCAACGCCGCCGATTGAAATGACCTCTGGTGGGCCGCCGGTTCCGGAAATGGATGTGGGGGCGGGAACGTCCGCCGTTGCTTGGATAACGGTTTTCCCCTGACTGACTGCGAATGCGATGGCGGCTCTCATGGAAGCGTCGTACCCGGGCGTTGTGGCCGGCAACTCAGATGGGTGCCCGAGACTGCTGGAAATCACGTCCACCCATGGGAGCGACGCGGCCAGGCGAATTGCTTCTGGTAGGTCGCTCTGGGCACCGGTTCCTTCCCGGACGAAGTCTTGATCCGTGGTCGAGTACTGAATCATGAGGACGACGCAGTTGGAACATTGTATGGCGACGACGGACGCCACCCGCGTCCCGTGGCCGAGATTGTCCCAAAGAATGGGTTTTGCCGCGCCCGTGACATCATCAACGGGTCCCGTGGGGTGCCGCGGGAGAGCGAGGCCAAGGACATTTGTCCCGGCGAACGCATACAATTCGTTGACTCGGAGGCTGTCCCAAACCTGCTTGTCGAAATCATGCGCCGCACTTGGCGTTCCCCCATTGGCCCCTGCCAAAACCAAAACGTGGTCCGCACGCATCGAATTTTGGCCAACAAGCATTTTGAAAAATGTATCGGCGGCACGAACAGAAAACGCCGTGTGGTAGGGTCTGATTCCGGAGTCAATTATAGCAACAACCAATGGTCGGGAATCGACCTGACCGACATCCACCTGGTCCGGTTGTCCCGAGGGGCGGAGGTCGTTCGCGGAGATACAGCCGCCCGTAACCAGTAGAGCTACGGCTCCGTACACGAACGCTACCCGACCCGTCACGGTCCCTATTACGTGGGGATGGATGTGAAGCCACTTCCTGTATGAGACTTGTCCAGGTCGGCCGCCACGTTATAAGCTTTTTCCCTGCCGGATAGGCTCGGAAAGCCCGGGTTCGCCGGAAGTTTCATGAAGGCGTACGACGACGTGGCGTCGGGAGTTGGTGGATTGTTACGCGAACTGCTGGTTGGGATTTTGCTTGCAATGGTAATCGCCACGTCAGGAGATGCAGCGCCGGAAGAACCTCTTGTGAACCCCATCGGGACGGAATGTATCCGGACGCAAA is a genomic window of Euryarchaeota archaeon containing:
- a CDS encoding S8/S53 family peptidase, which translates into the protein MNLVSTWIIVLLITNSGFTIMAAADAPPARKHAVVAILDTGINNREAWLRSPALTEHPSTYVDGYPAVTSSIDLETQTAAWGRLYWMPGTRIIGAISFGEFNSAIQCQESPDKRRIYDDCGHGSNVSRIAAAQSPDVLIVMVEVGDRRQGLNWAINQPWIDVITMSLGTVANVPTAEVNDLTKRATEQGKIVTNAAGNGATNTGVAPDRNPTYTSEYSGPSWVVTVGAVHPQSRRDHYWHSIPVDVVSPGGSTSYATPVTAGQFARVIAEARNTVGDEGAGARQGNLVVAPPGAPLPNAGPMADGKLNRTELEEVVLKTAQPTPQQSEDEPFPDPEVKGEQVSQIYDAYRDCIETGRGGTDMTTCNMQTPPGIDLPTWRELTGPLPGASTDTTQPPTPVDYVFEGYGIVDGQSGSRAIEVVLGTTPLPERPTEDQWNEENDKIRDAFWNRGEIDNPLPSTFDGFCDIQNPLVECCGDPDTPKLCGRP
- a CDS encoding S8/S53 family peptidase — translated: MVVAIIDSGIRPYHTAFSVRAADTFFKMLVGQNSMRADHVLVLAGANGGTPSAAHDFDKQVWDSLRVNELYAFAGTNVLGLALPRHPTGPVDDVTGAAKPILWDNLGHGTRVASVVAIQCSNCVVLMIQYSTTDQDFVREGTGAQSDLPEAIRLAASLPWVDVISSSLGHPSELPATTPGYDASMRAAIAFAVSQGKTVIQATADVPAPTSISGTGGPPEVISIGGVEPSEGGSPSAGTGSTPDFVTNYSPSTADDTTLDVVKNQSATSYATPFFAAIAGEILFKLREDCRKDNASSRCEALAEKKAPLLLRDVLNRTARYWTNSDYAPRTPDAGGITSLEYTPIAPILPTPWVQMGWGYVGPEIVPAAVAYLKGESTPPPKPAEAVQYMETTYALREAYWSQRAG
- a CDS encoding Fic family protein, which gives rise to MVINQSKYAHCVPSAGLKHRRKVPFQPVIRVPASSSAKFTSIHRLDEELHRFVLRQDDYVDLIVEAWAMNFHSSTKLEGNPLSLDDAQRITRDSWRGRINSNAAFPIQEFYNHWAIWLVPEIFKHPWNIDMVRTIHALVMLGAGPEVLPGQFRQAEGVVTGPDGQEWFIGAPPKYIEEELSGLLDWLNTQAPAVSPVAAAAVFFHEFESIHPFLDGNGRVGRVLFHLYLQTHGLPNSHLCMIEKELSGNPEPYYRVLGWTDQTGQYTDLVEYATDAVILSYENARDRLRTKDLMSSNLAETPQKLVKAAKLHGDWFKANDASRWIERLSAESIRNHLNDLTQKGVLEAVGETRARMYRFRHPLHRVERYAVAITLELEELLREIGPRLATMKPKDIALVVRERFERALKEAEDDTKK
- a CDS encoding nucleotidyltransferase domain-containing protein, which translates into the protein MSEIQGTKRQIVGFFLGRQTSEPATLKEIARHMRLAPPSALAQLRAMVKLGIVAEDPAPKGRGRTYRLARYMSATWVDPERNVMISWTSGAPVSWKYPLVSRVPDYDAQETLLRFLESAEMHGHFHASSVRAPSVRNVGEDLGVTMIAYGSCARGDARPGSDLDLLILAPSLGDPKEKFKDLAADVNLSAARKLDLKVIAADEFRELPVELQKAVRREGLIVYSSREDAWFVEARRGEE
- a CDS encoding HEPN domain-containing protein — its product is MGDRAREYLEAAELAFKNKLFNVAYEEARTAAELAAKVLLIRAGHSPGRDHNPAGQLAFRRLVPDGMSERALSRFLGDSSRGGYGFDEPVPSNEARDGLAMARALVALIANP